The Gemmata palustris genome includes a region encoding these proteins:
- a CDS encoding serine/threonine protein kinase — protein sequence MVTSDLGACEWFVWDLRRSGLIDRGPLDQIVGEFLKRNPRAEAPALAEFLVDQGTLTAFQAERILNGKSQGLVLGPYVLLDAIGAGSMGQVYKASSKNDNNHYAVKVLPRRSMWNVRLARRQVRSFGSFTHPAVVPFVDVGTAGGLHYLAWPLVEGTTLESIIQHHGKLSPNQVALYGVQVAQGLTIAHQNNLFHGLVKPSNVMIGSDNQARMLDFGIGSLLVENEGESLVDTMSTANTLTSGLDCASPESIMEPANRTPAGDQYSLGCVLYYALTGHVPFPEGSAVEKMMAHQTKEPTPIRELAPNVPAGLEEIVQRLMAKAPEGRYSGCDEVVEALEPFLGDLNQIPGGVPGGSRAGASGLGNRSSSHMPGLPSRSNPGSRITLPNKPSPSSGARPIPKPQSGPVAPDMRTPNPQPPRSSANVPSRASFQLSSQSDENDTGAAAPVHTPPAGARSALPKLPTRGAANARPEPKPVKAAPPPAPIPDEEVEDVGEWAEEVPERKNSSAGTIGLVAVAIVLMIAVYIGATMLMK from the coding sequence ATGGTGACGAGCGACCTCGGAGCGTGCGAATGGTTCGTCTGGGATCTGCGGCGCAGCGGACTCATCGACCGCGGACCACTCGACCAGATCGTCGGCGAGTTCCTCAAACGTAACCCGCGCGCCGAGGCCCCGGCCCTCGCCGAGTTCCTGGTCGACCAGGGCACGCTGACCGCGTTCCAGGCCGAGCGCATCCTGAACGGTAAGAGCCAGGGGCTCGTCCTCGGGCCTTACGTGCTGCTCGACGCGATCGGCGCCGGGAGCATGGGGCAGGTCTACAAGGCCAGCTCGAAGAACGACAACAATCACTACGCGGTAAAGGTGCTCCCGCGGCGCAGCATGTGGAACGTCCGACTGGCCCGGCGCCAGGTGCGGTCGTTCGGGAGCTTCACGCACCCGGCCGTCGTCCCGTTCGTCGACGTGGGCACCGCCGGCGGGTTGCACTACCTCGCGTGGCCCCTCGTTGAAGGTACCACGCTCGAATCGATCATCCAGCACCACGGCAAATTGTCCCCGAACCAGGTCGCGCTCTACGGCGTGCAGGTCGCGCAGGGGCTGACGATCGCCCACCAGAACAACCTGTTCCACGGCCTCGTGAAGCCGTCGAACGTCATGATCGGCTCGGACAACCAGGCCCGGATGCTCGACTTCGGCATCGGCTCGCTGCTGGTCGAGAACGAGGGCGAGAGCCTCGTGGACACCATGTCCACCGCGAACACGCTGACGAGCGGGCTGGACTGTGCCAGCCCCGAGAGCATCATGGAACCGGCCAACCGGACCCCGGCCGGCGACCAGTACAGCCTGGGCTGCGTCCTGTACTACGCCCTCACGGGCCACGTGCCGTTCCCGGAAGGGTCGGCGGTCGAGAAGATGATGGCCCACCAGACGAAGGAGCCGACGCCGATCCGCGAACTGGCCCCGAACGTACCGGCCGGCCTGGAAGAAATCGTTCAGCGGTTGATGGCGAAGGCGCCCGAGGGTCGGTACAGCGGGTGCGACGAAGTCGTCGAGGCGCTGGAGCCGTTCCTGGGCGATCTCAATCAGATCCCGGGCGGCGTCCCGGGCGGGAGCCGGGCCGGGGCGTCGGGCCTCGGGAATCGCTCGAGCAGCCACATGCCCGGCCTGCCGTCGCGGTCGAACCCGGGATCGCGGATCACCCTGCCGAACAAGCCCTCGCCGAGTTCGGGCGCCCGCCCGATCCCCAAGCCACAGTCCGGCCCGGTCGCGCCGGACATGCGGACCCCGAACCCGCAACCGCCCCGGTCCAGCGCGAACGTCCCCAGCCGGGCCTCGTTCCAACTGTCGTCTCAGAGCGACGAGAATGATACGGGCGCAGCGGCGCCGGTACACACGCCGCCCGCGGGTGCCCGTAGTGCCCTGCCGAAGCTCCCGACTCGTGGCGCGGCGAACGCGCGACCCGAACCGAAGCCCGTGAAAGCGGCCCCGCCGCCCGCGCCGATCCCGGACGAAGAGGTGGAGGACGTGGGCGAGTGGGCCGAGGAAGTGCCGGAGCGCAAGAACAGCAGCGCCGGGACGATCGGGCTCGTCGCCGTGGCGATTGTACTGATGATCGCCGTCTACATCGGCGCGACCATGCTCATGAAGTAA
- a CDS encoding SEC-C domain-containing protein, producing the protein MPLDPYVSCPCGSGKKFKWCCAPYFETVEKAFDQEDQGQHDAALQTIKGLLTTHASNPSAWLYYAQFLYKAGAAELDAAARSPAARRPTGANEPPPGYTQKFEQAEEALSKALELNPSFGMAYFLRGQFRENEGELIGSLLLYRKAAEAYDPEAHDQIAAVYVKIYQGESMLNRPVAARAALERAAHVQPADTELRAQLDSEFGLEGPFPAAARKKYVFRPTAKPVPESAATGKLSDARKAFEGLTQITPDDPAAWFNLGLVFAWLGEQPKSVAALVKSVELETDDYRAEEAGALAEVLRCGFGMENDSDHLGHSFVMPIRDQNAVMRLLGAYEQAGRLRGAHADQERGMLFGMIVEEIPSLLTVGTVNLARITARIVVMIGQGVVRLSHPNRESVARVADELRTALQLAVEQPVESTNPLNFRDVVLEALAQPAGSGDEAALEAKLRGYAANYFENLWLHRPLKALSGNNALDAMGSKVLRKHVFGVVKFLEDCLKTALPHKRVGEEAVPIEVYDFAQLRHKLGMEYVSAAPPQVNVPADAPEEKKPAPEAARPPEVPTVPKKRDIGTMNTAELAGLDVAALSVGELEHAMLSAVKLDARELAVAFAQAGLLKPFDATTPDRYRIYATAITGAAATGDTARAAELIDQGAKYDADHNGGQRATEYKLRKAQLYVKAKDAEKAAAEFEALVAMHPDEGKFYTTAAEEMLRMKNGAKALQFAEAGLETAQRTGNRDLEGHCSELVAAARKAT; encoded by the coding sequence ATGCCTCTCGATCCCTACGTCTCGTGCCCGTGCGGCAGCGGGAAAAAGTTCAAATGGTGCTGCGCCCCCTACTTCGAGACCGTTGAGAAGGCGTTCGACCAGGAAGATCAGGGGCAACACGACGCGGCCCTCCAGACCATTAAGGGGCTGCTCACGACCCACGCCTCCAACCCCTCAGCGTGGCTGTACTACGCACAGTTCCTGTACAAAGCGGGCGCGGCGGAACTGGACGCCGCGGCCCGAAGCCCCGCAGCCCGGCGCCCCACCGGCGCGAACGAACCGCCGCCCGGGTACACCCAGAAGTTCGAGCAGGCGGAAGAGGCGCTGTCCAAGGCGCTGGAGCTGAACCCGAGCTTCGGGATGGCGTACTTCCTGCGCGGTCAGTTCCGCGAGAACGAGGGCGAACTCATCGGGTCGCTCCTGCTATATCGCAAAGCGGCAGAAGCCTACGACCCGGAAGCGCACGACCAGATCGCGGCCGTGTACGTCAAGATTTACCAAGGCGAGTCGATGCTGAACCGCCCGGTCGCCGCGCGCGCGGCGCTGGAACGGGCCGCCCACGTTCAGCCCGCCGACACAGAACTCCGCGCGCAACTCGACAGTGAGTTCGGCCTAGAAGGTCCGTTCCCGGCCGCGGCGCGCAAGAAGTACGTGTTCCGCCCGACCGCGAAGCCGGTCCCCGAGTCCGCCGCGACCGGCAAACTCTCCGACGCCCGAAAAGCGTTCGAGGGCCTGACCCAAATCACCCCGGACGATCCGGCGGCCTGGTTCAACCTGGGCCTCGTGTTCGCGTGGCTCGGCGAGCAACCGAAATCGGTCGCCGCCCTCGTCAAGTCGGTCGAACTGGAGACGGACGACTACCGCGCGGAAGAAGCGGGCGCGCTAGCGGAAGTGCTCCGGTGCGGGTTCGGGATGGAAAACGACTCCGACCACCTGGGCCACTCGTTCGTGATGCCGATCCGCGATCAGAACGCGGTCATGCGCCTGCTCGGGGCCTACGAACAGGCCGGTCGGCTCCGCGGCGCCCACGCCGATCAGGAACGGGGGATGCTGTTCGGGATGATCGTGGAGGAGATCCCGTCGCTCCTCACGGTCGGCACGGTGAACCTGGCCCGCATCACCGCCCGCATCGTGGTGATGATCGGTCAGGGGGTCGTCCGGCTCAGCCACCCGAACCGAGAGTCGGTGGCGCGCGTGGCCGACGAGTTGCGCACCGCGCTGCAACTGGCCGTCGAGCAACCGGTTGAGAGCACCAACCCGCTGAACTTCCGCGACGTGGTGCTGGAAGCCCTGGCGCAGCCGGCCGGGTCCGGCGACGAGGCCGCGCTGGAAGCCAAGCTCCGCGGGTACGCGGCCAACTACTTCGAGAACCTCTGGCTCCACCGCCCCCTGAAGGCGCTCTCCGGGAACAACGCGCTCGACGCGATGGGCAGTAAGGTACTCCGCAAGCACGTGTTCGGCGTGGTGAAGTTCCTGGAAGACTGCCTCAAAACGGCCCTGCCGCACAAGCGGGTCGGCGAAGAGGCGGTTCCGATCGAGGTTTACGATTTCGCGCAACTCCGACACAAGCTCGGCATGGAGTACGTGAGCGCGGCGCCCCCGCAAGTGAACGTGCCCGCCGACGCACCCGAAGAGAAGAAGCCGGCCCCCGAAGCCGCCCGCCCGCCGGAAGTGCCGACCGTGCCGAAGAAGCGCGACATCGGCACGATGAACACGGCCGAACTCGCGGGCCTGGACGTGGCCGCACTGTCCGTGGGCGAACTGGAACACGCGATGCTGTCCGCCGTGAAACTCGACGCCCGCGAACTGGCGGTCGCGTTCGCGCAAGCCGGACTGCTGAAGCCGTTCGACGCGACCACGCCGGACCGCTACCGTATCTACGCGACGGCGATCACCGGCGCCGCGGCGACCGGGGACACGGCCCGCGCCGCGGAACTCATCGACCAGGGAGCGAAGTACGACGCGGACCACAACGGCGGCCAGCGGGCGACCGAGTACAAGCTCCGCAAGGCCCAGCTTTACGTGAAGGCGAAGGACGCGGAGAAGGCCGCGGCCGAGTTCGAGGCGCTCGTCGCGATGCACCCGGACGAGGGCAAGTTCTACACCACGGCCGCGGAGGAAATGCTCCGGATGAAGAACGGCGCGAAGGCGCTGCAGTTCGCCGAGGCCGGACTCGAAACCGCCCAGCGCACTGGTAATCGCGACCTCGAAGGCCACTGCTCGGAACTCGTCGCCGCCGCACGCAAGGCGACGTGA
- a CDS encoding redoxin family protein — translation MRPLFVLVFALLSAPTARSEDDVKIGARVGKLKFTDIRSLPRTSDDFGAKKALVFVFTNTSCPVVQRYLPTLQALETEYRPKGVQFVAVNAADEDTLIAMATQSVKYDTEFPFVKDFDGSVARALGVKRTPEVVVLDADKTIRYRGRIDDQYRVRGNRGNRAKPTTHDLKDALDAVLAGQKVATQETEVDGCLITFPKLAKAKDVNFAEHVAPILQKHCGECHKAGGSAPFALTTYKQASTRAAAIAEVIKDQRMPPWFASHDFGPFVNRRGLSDEERAVVTDWARTDAAPGDLTKAPAPPKETKEKWLIGKPDLVLESTEFELPAKGDIPYKYAVLLHNFTEDTWVRGVQITSDNPRVLHHANLAFGSLASGFKEENFITGYVPGGEPMALDSGVAFRIPKGSFLALQIHFVSTGKAENCRLSVGLRYPREVVHQRLQNIQLTDSKFAIPPGAPAHKVTARRVLEDDVVGVGLFSHMHLRGKDMTFTAHRPDGTRDPLLVVANYNFSWQVPYRWEPGKKVLPKGTRLECVARYDNSAFNPYNPDPLAVVRNGPQTHHEMMFGFFFYTNANEKLNLRINPETGAEVKGKSR, via the coding sequence ATGCGCCCCCTCTTCGTGCTCGTGTTCGCACTCCTCTCGGCTCCCACAGCACGCTCGGAAGACGACGTAAAAATCGGTGCCCGCGTCGGCAAACTCAAGTTCACCGACATCCGCTCGCTCCCGCGCACCTCGGACGATTTCGGCGCGAAGAAGGCACTGGTGTTCGTGTTCACCAACACGAGTTGCCCGGTCGTCCAGCGGTACCTGCCCACGTTACAAGCACTCGAAACGGAGTACCGCCCCAAGGGAGTGCAGTTCGTCGCGGTGAACGCGGCCGATGAGGACACGCTCATTGCGATGGCCACGCAGTCAGTGAAGTACGACACCGAGTTCCCCTTCGTGAAAGACTTCGACGGCTCGGTCGCTCGCGCGCTCGGAGTGAAGCGCACGCCCGAAGTGGTGGTCCTCGATGCCGATAAGACGATCCGCTACCGCGGGCGCATTGACGACCAGTACCGCGTGCGCGGGAACCGCGGGAACCGCGCGAAGCCCACGACCCACGATCTCAAGGACGCGCTCGACGCCGTGCTCGCGGGCCAGAAGGTCGCGACGCAGGAAACCGAAGTGGACGGCTGCCTCATCACGTTTCCCAAACTGGCAAAGGCGAAGGACGTGAACTTCGCCGAGCACGTGGCCCCCATTCTCCAGAAACACTGTGGGGAGTGTCACAAGGCCGGTGGATCGGCCCCGTTCGCGCTGACGACCTACAAACAAGCGTCCACACGGGCGGCTGCGATCGCGGAAGTCATCAAGGACCAGCGGATGCCGCCGTGGTTCGCGAGTCACGACTTCGGGCCGTTCGTGAACCGCCGCGGGTTGTCGGATGAGGAGCGCGCCGTCGTCACCGATTGGGCACGCACCGACGCCGCGCCGGGGGATCTCACGAAGGCCCCGGCCCCACCGAAAGAAACAAAGGAAAAATGGCTCATCGGGAAGCCGGATCTGGTGCTGGAGTCCACTGAATTCGAGCTGCCCGCGAAGGGCGATATCCCCTACAAGTACGCGGTTCTGCTGCACAACTTCACCGAGGACACGTGGGTCCGGGGCGTGCAAATCACATCCGACAACCCGCGCGTGCTGCACCACGCCAATCTCGCGTTCGGCAGCCTCGCGTCCGGCTTCAAGGAAGAGAACTTCATTACAGGGTACGTGCCCGGTGGCGAACCGATGGCCCTCGACAGCGGGGTCGCGTTCCGCATCCCGAAGGGCTCGTTTCTCGCGCTCCAGATTCACTTCGTTTCGACCGGAAAAGCCGAGAATTGCCGCTTATCGGTCGGCCTGCGGTACCCGCGCGAGGTGGTACACCAGCGCCTCCAAAACATCCAGCTCACGGACAGCAAGTTCGCGATCCCGCCCGGCGCGCCGGCGCACAAGGTGACCGCGCGCCGCGTGCTCGAGGATGATGTGGTTGGGGTCGGCCTGTTCTCGCACATGCACCTGCGCGGGAAAGACATGACGTTCACCGCGCACCGGCCCGACGGAACCCGCGACCCGCTGCTCGTCGTTGCGAACTACAACTTTTCGTGGCAGGTGCCGTACCGCTGGGAGCCGGGCAAGAAAGTGCTGCCGAAGGGCACGCGGTTGGAGTGCGTGGCCCGGTACGATAATTCCGCGTTCAATCCGTACAACCCGGACCCGCTTGCGGTCGTGCGCAACGGCCCGCAGACGCACCACGAGATGATGTTCGGGTTCTTTTTCTACACCAACGCGAACGAGAAATTGAACCTGCGCATCAACCCCGAGACCGGGGCGGAAGTAAAAGGGAAGTCGCGGTAA
- the gmk gene encoding guanylate kinase, translated as MNQTHSHPAPLIVVSGPSGVGKTTVVDRLLAETKATLPLRRAVTATTRSERPGEVDGTDYHFWSEDEFRRAIDADELLEHAVVFGRDFYGTPKSEVDQHRARGIGVVLVIDVQGAARVREKLPNDHLSVFIEPPNFPELEARLRGRNDTSEERIKRRLTTARDELARANEFQHRIVNSELSEAVRELERVIRERFNTRGEPSCSTN; from the coding sequence ATGAACCAGACCCATTCGCACCCGGCGCCGCTCATTGTCGTTTCCGGCCCCAGCGGGGTCGGGAAGACGACCGTTGTGGACCGGCTGCTCGCGGAAACGAAAGCGACCTTGCCCCTCCGGCGCGCCGTGACCGCGACGACCCGCAGCGAGCGCCCGGGCGAAGTGGACGGCACCGACTACCACTTTTGGAGCGAGGACGAATTCCGCCGAGCCATCGACGCCGACGAGTTGCTGGAACACGCAGTGGTGTTCGGACGCGACTTCTACGGCACGCCCAAGAGCGAAGTGGACCAGCACCGGGCGCGGGGTATTGGCGTGGTCCTGGTGATCGACGTACAGGGCGCAGCGCGGGTCCGCGAGAAACTCCCCAACGATCACCTGTCGGTGTTCATTGAACCGCCGAACTTCCCGGAACTGGAAGCCCGGCTCCGCGGTCGGAACGACACGAGCGAAGAGCGGATCAAACGGCGCCTGACCACGGCCCGAGATGAGCTAGCGCGGGCCAACGAGTTTCAGCACCGAATCGTAAACAGCGAACTTTCCGAAGCCGTCCGCGAACTCGAACGAGTCATCCGCGAGCGCTTCAACACCCGAGGGGAACCATCATGCTCGACGAACTGA
- the mscL gene encoding large conductance mechanosensitive channel protein MscL: MRSFFDEFKKFILRGNVVDLAVGIVIGTAFGKIVESLVRDIFMPIVGLATGGFDVSAQSVTLYKDAKLAWGAFAQTLITFVIVGFCMFLVVKGMNALHKYLLKDDEAKPAEVPPTEKLLTEIRDLLKQSAPPAPPGT, from the coding sequence ATGCGCTCGTTCTTCGATGAGTTCAAAAAGTTCATCCTGCGGGGCAACGTTGTCGATCTCGCGGTCGGGATCGTGATCGGCACCGCGTTCGGGAAGATCGTGGAATCGCTGGTGCGCGACATCTTCATGCCGATCGTGGGGCTCGCGACCGGTGGGTTCGACGTGTCCGCGCAGTCGGTCACGCTCTACAAGGACGCGAAGCTCGCGTGGGGTGCATTCGCTCAGACGCTCATCACGTTCGTTATCGTCGGGTTCTGTATGTTCCTCGTGGTGAAGGGGATGAACGCGCTGCACAAGTACCTCCTCAAAGACGATGAGGCGAAGCCGGCCGAGGTGCCCCCCACCGAAAAACTGCTCACCGAGATCCGCGACCTACTCAAGCAGAGCGCGCCCCCGGCCCCGCCCGGTACGTAA
- a CDS encoding DNA-directed RNA polymerase subunit omega has product MLDELKEEGIVNKVGGRFKLSTLIQKRMVALNTGAKPQVDTRGLTDRMAIVIQEILQDKIHLDASGEVQSKNQTVMANLPGAYPGMPGSTPPAPGSTAKPSDE; this is encoded by the coding sequence ATGCTCGACGAACTGAAAGAAGAAGGGATCGTGAACAAGGTGGGCGGGCGGTTCAAACTGTCCACGCTCATCCAGAAGCGCATGGTGGCGCTGAACACGGGCGCCAAGCCGCAGGTGGACACGCGCGGCCTGACCGACCGCATGGCGATCGTGATCCAAGAGATCCTGCAAGACAAGATCCACCTCGATGCGTCCGGCGAAGTGCAGTCGAAGAACCAAACCGTGATGGCGAACCTCCCCGGCGCGTACCCCGGTATGCCCGGGTCCACCCCGCCCGCGCCCGGCTCCACCGCGAAGCCGTCCGACGAGTAA
- a CDS encoding YicC/YloC family endoribonuclease gives MLLSMTGFGAARIETGTLGVSVEVRAVNNRHLKLTVRGSDPYPLYESELEKVVRRHVRRGTLHVHIRVERQGHAAAPALNTKVLADYLKQIRASCLEAGTPELVAPLSAGALNLPGVAPETRNGGTPPDDEWPVVEKALDAALAKLNQMRGEEGKAVATELLAHHGTIAEQLAAIRTLLPGVVTEYRQRILDRVRQAVADAGLVLNAETVIREVALFADRTDVSEEVMRLTSHLDQFAELIRKGDEAGRKLEFVIQEMGRETNTIGSKAGDVSISRHVVEMKSTLEKLREQVQNVE, from the coding sequence GTGTTGCTCAGCATGACCGGGTTCGGCGCGGCCCGCATTGAAACGGGTACCCTCGGCGTGTCCGTCGAGGTACGGGCGGTCAACAACCGGCACCTGAAACTGACCGTCCGCGGCTCGGACCCGTACCCGCTCTACGAGAGCGAACTGGAGAAGGTCGTCCGCCGACACGTCCGGCGCGGCACGCTCCACGTTCACATTCGCGTCGAGCGACAGGGGCACGCGGCCGCGCCCGCGCTGAACACAAAAGTCCTGGCCGACTACCTCAAGCAAATTCGGGCCTCGTGCCTCGAAGCCGGTACACCGGAGTTGGTCGCCCCGCTCTCCGCGGGGGCGCTGAACTTGCCGGGAGTGGCACCCGAAACCCGCAACGGCGGCACGCCGCCCGACGACGAGTGGCCGGTGGTCGAGAAGGCCCTCGACGCGGCTCTCGCGAAACTCAATCAGATGCGGGGCGAAGAGGGCAAAGCGGTCGCGACCGAACTGCTCGCCCACCACGGCACCATCGCAGAACAACTCGCGGCCATTCGCACGCTGTTGCCCGGAGTCGTGACCGAGTACCGCCAGCGCATTCTGGACCGCGTGCGGCAAGCGGTCGCGGACGCCGGGCTCGTGCTGAACGCGGAAACCGTCATCCGCGAGGTCGCGCTGTTCGCCGATCGCACGGACGTGTCCGAAGAGGTGATGCGGCTGACGAGCCACCTCGACCAGTTCGCGGAGCTGATCCGCAAGGGCGACGAGGCCGGGCGCAAGCTCGAATTCGTCATCCAGGAAATGGGTCGCGAGACCAACACCATCGGCTCGAAGGCCGGCGATGTGTCTATCAGCCGACACGTCGTCGAGATGAAATCGACGCTGGAGAAATTGCGGGAGCAGGTACAAAACGTGGAGTAG